A genome region from Pseudanabaena sp. Chao 1811 includes the following:
- a CDS encoding DUF5615 family PIN-like protein: protein MRFLANENFPFDAVEALRQNGHDVAWIRVESPGISDPEVLNRAQVENRILLTFDKDFGELAFRSKLPATIGIILFRIKAPSGAAVAEKVSRVIAMRDDWHGHFSVIEEDKIRMRTLEK, encoded by the coding sequence ATGAGATTCCTTGCTAACGAAAATTTTCCCTTTGATGCTGTTGAAGCGTTACGTCAAAACGGACATGATGTTGCTTGGATTAGAGTAGAATCCCCTGGAATCTCTGACCCCGAAGTGTTGAATCGTGCTCAAGTAGAAAATCGCATTCTTTTAACCTTTGACAAAGATTTTGGAGAATTGGCTTTTCGTTCAAAATTGCCTGCTACTATTGGCATTATTTTATTTAGGATTAAAGCACCATCTGGAGCAGCAGTAGCTGAAAAAGTTTCTAGAGTGATTGCCATGCGTGATGACTGGCATGGACATTTCAGTGTTATTGAAGAAGACAAGATTAGAATGAGAACTCTTGAGAAATAA
- a CDS encoding DUF433 domain-containing protein, producing MDWQTRITVNPNILVGKPIIKGTRLAVEFIIDLLAQGWSIEEILRNYPGITVADIQACLSYASAALKSEKVYAIST from the coding sequence ATGGACTGGCAAACTCGAATTACTGTTAATCCTAATATTTTAGTTGGCAAGCCAATTATTAAAGGAACAAGACTGGCAGTTGAATTTATTATTGATCTTCTGGCACAGGGTTGGAGTATTGAAGAAATTCTGCGAAATTATCCAGGTATCACTGTTGCGGATATACAAGCTTGTCTCAGCTATGCCAGTGCTGCTCTCAAATCCGAAAAAGTCTATGCTATTTCTACTTAA
- the folK gene encoding 2-amino-4-hydroxy-6-hydroxymethyldihydropteridine diphosphokinase, translated as MTELCAIALGSNLSSEIGDSEKIVQAAIARLANHPEIEVVKVSRWYRTKAITLPNSAPQPDYINGCAILKTILSPLQLLRALFYIEQIFGRERRERWGARTLDLDLLLYSDRLIDSPELVLPHPRMSDRAFVLLPLAEIAADWIHPVTGLAIADLAQNPPDLDLSHPIAINTEALAL; from the coding sequence ATGACAGAGCTTTGCGCGATCGCCCTCGGTAGTAACCTGAGCAGTGAAATCGGGGACTCCGAAAAAATAGTCCAAGCAGCGATCGCCCGACTCGCTAATCATCCTGAAATAGAGGTGGTTAAGGTTTCGCGTTGGTATCGCACCAAGGCAATTACCTTGCCAAATTCCGCCCCACAGCCTGACTACATCAATGGTTGTGCAATTTTAAAAACTATTCTTAGTCCATTGCAGTTATTACGCGCTTTATTTTATATAGAGCAAATTTTTGGACGTGAACGCCGCGAACGGTGGGGAGCTAGAACCCTCGATCTGGATTTATTGCTCTATAGCGATCGCCTGATTGACTCGCCCGAATTAGTGTTACCGCATCCCAGAATGAGCGATCGCGCCTTTGTCCTCTTACCCCTAGCCGAAATCGCCGCCGATTGGATTCATCCTGTCACTGGTTTAGCGATCGCCGATCTCGCCCAAAATCCCCCTGATTTAGACCTGAGCCATCCGATTGCCATTAATACTGAAGCCTTGGCATTATAG
- a CDS encoding Uma2 family endonuclease, with translation MVATPVIAPVKPISSTISPDGADPSQSTFVTLEDYRSLAEAAEERLEYRNGEIFVMSGGSHPHSLIAANIIIFLGINLRDTDFQICGSDMRIWIPEFNCGTYADALVINGEPEFNDNRTDEILNPILIVEVLSPLTQGYDRGEKFRKYRSISSLREYLLISQSEPYIEHYSRSENADIWQFQISDRLEQKITLPSLNIEVPITEIYRRIIGIS, from the coding sequence ATGGTCGCTACTCCCGTTATCGCTCCAGTTAAACCCATCTCATCGACAATTTCTCCCGATGGTGCTGATCCTTCTCAATCAACATTTGTCACCTTAGAGGATTATCGATCGCTTGCGGAAGCCGCCGAAGAACGCCTCGAATATCGCAACGGAGAAATTTTTGTTATGTCTGGTGGTTCCCATCCCCATAGTCTTATTGCAGCAAATATCATAATTTTTCTGGGTATTAATCTGCGTGATACTGATTTTCAAATTTGTGGTAGTGATATGCGGATCTGGATTCCTGAATTTAACTGCGGAACCTATGCGGATGCCTTAGTGATTAATGGGGAGCCAGAATTTAATGATAATCGTACTGATGAAATTCTCAATCCGATATTGATTGTGGAAGTTCTCTCACCATTGACACAGGGGTATGATCGAGGTGAGAAATTTCGTAAATATCGCTCCATTTCTAGCCTTAGAGAATATCTATTGATTAGCCAATCAGAGCCATATATTGAGCATTATTCTCGATCTGAGAATGCTGATATATGGCAATTTCAAATAAGCGATCGCCTAGAGCAGAAAATCACATTACCTAGCCTCAATATCGAAGTTCCCATTACAGAAATCTATCGTCGCATCATCGGAATTAGTTAA
- a CDS encoding peroxiredoxin-like family protein — MQNTYEILNQTQRQRVSDGAIASIFDKCPSTSRKLILVLPQLGDFDSLEYIWWIQREIDRIKAEGIVVRAVGIGDRQSGEYFCKFTEFDPNWMFMDKTGELHRQLNLYAGLTTKFPLLSSGQSAWVNLMLMCAGIGSQGTLKEVFRGYKGDRKAPQLIADEEVIKAAPLPPLKGSFFKWAGGSGFQRPFELATLRLRNMAEVLGNWNAYVPDASYMTQRGATFLFDTQGALIYEHRDRGILGFAANPSYPLSFLFQKELLTTK, encoded by the coding sequence ATGCAGAATACTTACGAAATTCTTAATCAGACTCAACGACAACGGGTAAGTGATGGCGCGATCGCCTCAATATTTGATAAATGCCCATCAACCTCGCGCAAATTAATTTTAGTACTACCTCAACTAGGCGACTTCGATAGCCTTGAATATATTTGGTGGATTCAAAGAGAAATTGACAGAATTAAGGCTGAAGGAATTGTAGTTAGGGCTGTAGGCATAGGCGATCGCCAATCAGGAGAATATTTCTGTAAATTTACAGAATTTGATCCTAACTGGATGTTTATGGATAAAACAGGAGAACTACATCGACAGCTAAATCTCTATGCTGGACTCACAACTAAGTTTCCCTTGCTATCCTCTGGACAAAGCGCATGGGTCAATCTGATGCTGATGTGTGCAGGGATTGGTAGCCAAGGCACATTAAAAGAAGTGTTTCGAGGGTATAAAGGCGATCGCAAAGCACCACAATTAATCGCTGATGAGGAAGTCATCAAAGCCGCACCATTACCGCCATTAAAAGGTTCTTTTTTTAAGTGGGCTGGCGGTTCAGGTTTTCAGCGTCCTTTTGAGCTTGCCACACTACGCTTACGAAATATGGCAGAAGTTCTAGGCAATTGGAACGCTTATGTGCCTGATGCCTCATACATGACTCAGCGTGGGGCGACATTTCTATTTGATACCCAAGGCGCATTAATTTACGAACATCGCGATCGCGGCATTCTCGGATTTGCCGCAAATCCGAGCTATCCCTTGTCATTCTTATTTCAAAAAGAACTGTTGACTACTAAGTAG
- a CDS encoding M15 family metallopeptidase: protein MKPYQHIPIADCNEPLVALSSDLDSGIITIDPHPYMSLGAPYGDRSPFFVRQGILERLQKSQVYLQTLQPNWKIAIFDAYRPIPVQQFMVDYSFVQLVESKGLEIDSLTEDQKNSLNAEVMKFWAIPSQDPKTPPPHSTGAAIDVTLCSFNSSVGRIETIDMGSPIDEISDRSLPDYFANSSDEQEMEFHGDRQLLNEVMNHSGFVRHPNEWWHFSYGDQIWAWISHEKLAIYGGVR from the coding sequence ATGAAACCCTATCAACACATTCCCATTGCCGATTGTAATGAGCCACTGGTCGCACTCTCCTCTGATCTCGACTCTGGCATCATAACAATCGATCCGCATCCATATATGTCTTTAGGCGCACCATATGGCGATCGCTCTCCTTTTTTTGTCCGCCAAGGAATTTTAGAAAGATTGCAAAAATCCCAAGTCTATTTGCAAACCCTTCAACCTAATTGGAAAATTGCGATTTTTGATGCCTATCGTCCGATTCCTGTGCAGCAGTTTATGGTGGACTATAGCTTTGTTCAGTTAGTAGAAAGTAAAGGCTTAGAAATAGATTCGCTTACTGAAGATCAAAAAAATTCACTTAATGCCGAAGTAATGAAGTTTTGGGCAATTCCTAGCCAAGATCCGAAAACTCCGCCTCCTCACAGCACAGGTGCAGCGATCGATGTGACCTTGTGTAGTTTCAATTCTTCCGTAGGAAGGATTGAAACTATAGATATGGGTTCGCCAATTGATGAAATTAGCGATCGCTCTTTACCAGATTATTTTGCTAATTCTAGCGATGAGCAAGAGATGGAATTTCATGGCGATCGCCAATTACTAAATGAAGTAATGAATCATAGCGGATTTGTGCGGCATCCAAATGAATGGTGGCATTTCTCCTATGGCGATCAAATTTGGGCATGGATTAGTCATGAGAAACTCGCAATTTATGGAGGAGTTAGATAG
- a CDS encoding DUF1232 domain-containing protein, which translates to MSYSFHPAKLPENHQLSFYGALFAIAKADGEIALEESQAIFKTIDYTALSDSAKQEIQSYIQHPPCLGKCLDELQGAEDSLRWGLLFYLIYVAWVDKEIKPEEEKAICIAKEKFHVTNSQLEALQNFVQRLLNIRASKLNAKDLVNKSKEAATSILSKQEIPVLDFFVNLSIEQPIVDGSLYTEEGFWRKLKKFALIAGKEVIEKVLLLFYAAQQPNVPIKIKSIIFGSLAYFILPFDAIPDIVPVVGFGDDLAALAAAIAVCTFYITPEVKEKAKQKMSDLFGI; encoded by the coding sequence ATGAGCTATTCTTTCCATCCTGCTAAGTTACCTGAAAATCATCAATTAAGTTTTTATGGCGCTCTGTTTGCAATTGCAAAAGCAGATGGCGAAATAGCTCTTGAGGAATCTCAAGCTATCTTTAAAACTATAGATTACACAGCTCTCTCTGATTCTGCAAAACAAGAAATTCAGTCATATATACAACATCCACCATGTCTAGGAAAATGTCTAGATGAACTTCAAGGAGCAGAAGATAGTTTACGTTGGGGTCTTCTTTTCTACCTTATCTATGTTGCTTGGGTAGACAAAGAAATTAAGCCAGAAGAAGAAAAAGCGATCTGTATCGCTAAAGAAAAGTTTCATGTTACAAATAGTCAGCTTGAGGCATTACAAAATTTTGTGCAACGACTGTTAAATATCCGTGCAAGCAAACTTAATGCAAAAGATTTAGTCAACAAGTCTAAAGAGGCTGCGACTTCAATATTGTCAAAACAGGAAATTCCAGTTCTTGATTTTTTTGTAAATCTAAGTATTGAACAACCTATAGTTGATGGGTCTTTGTATACAGAAGAAGGTTTTTGGAGAAAACTTAAAAAATTTGCCCTTATTGCAGGTAAAGAAGTGATAGAGAAAGTCTTGTTACTCTTTTATGCAGCACAACAACCTAATGTTCCCATCAAAATTAAAAGCATTATATTTGGTTCCTTAGCATACTTTATTCTACCTTTTGACGCTATTCCAGATATAGTTCCAGTTGTCGGATTTGGAGATGATCTAGCAGCTCTGGCAGCAGCGATTGCTGTCTGTACTTTTTATATTACTCCTGAAGTTAAAGAGAAGGCTAAGCAGAAAATGAGTGATCTATTTGGTATATAA
- a CDS encoding M15 family metallopeptidase — MTHSGFVRHPHEWWHFSYGDQIWAWICNEKLAIYGGVV, encoded by the coding sequence ATGACCCATAGCGGATTTGTGAGACATCCACATGAATGGTGGCATTTCTCCTATGGCGATCAAATTTGGGCATGGATTTGTAATGAGAAACTTGCAATTTATGGAGGCGTTGTATAA
- a CDS encoding S9 family peptidase produces MVMSPYGSWKSPISSDLIVSSSIRLGAIAIDSGYVYWNEGRPTEGGRNVIMRYDSEGNYREMTPASLNVRSLVHEYGGGEYLVDDGRIYFSNFSDRCIYRKVGGGSCKPLTTESAYRYADFVWNRLYGKLICVREDHTAGGEPINTLVAVNNSNGEDIQVLVAGADFYASPCLNPMGDKLAWISWHHPNMPWDGTELWVADLVETEVGVISVQNPQLVAGGEQESIFQPRWSPDGNLYFVSDRTGWWNLYRAAEDLTIQALAPMEAEFGLPQWVFGMSTYDFTGDGKILCSYTQHGKSHLAILDPANLEAGLQEIALPFTSISGIQCEGDRAVFHGGSTTEPTAIVLLDITKGTWQKVRVASDLQLDPDYISAAQPVEFPTENGKTAHGLFYLPKNKDFQAEPNEKPPLLVKSHGGPTASTSGRLSLGIQYWTSRGFAVLDVNYSGSTGYGREYRDRLKGNWGIVDVDDCANGAKFLADKGLVDGDRLAISGGSAGGYTTLCALTFRDDFKAGASHYGICDLEALATDTHKFESHYLDSLIGKYPEQKDLYIQRSPIHFTDKLSCAIAFFQGLEDKVVPPNQAEMMVEALRKKGLPVAYVPFEGEQHGFRKAENIKRALDGEFYFYSQIFGFTPADEIEAITIENK; encoded by the coding sequence ATGGTAATGTCTCCCTACGGTTCTTGGAAATCACCGATTAGTTCTGATTTGATTGTTTCTAGTAGTATTCGCCTCGGCGCGATCGCCATTGATAGTGGTTATGTCTATTGGAATGAGGGCAGACCGACGGAAGGGGGGCGCAATGTGATTATGCGCTATGACAGCGAAGGCAACTATCGCGAGATGACTCCTGCCAGCTTAAACGTGCGATCGCTAGTGCATGAATATGGCGGCGGCGAATATTTGGTAGATGATGGAAGGATTTATTTCTCGAACTTTAGCGATCGCTGTATCTATCGTAAAGTTGGTGGCGGCTCCTGCAAACCTTTAACCACTGAGAGTGCTTATCGTTATGCAGATTTTGTGTGGAATCGGCTCTATGGCAAATTAATTTGCGTGCGCGAAGACCATACCGCAGGTGGCGAACCGATTAATACCTTAGTGGCGGTAAATAACAGCAATGGGGAAGATATTCAAGTATTAGTTGCGGGTGCAGATTTCTATGCTTCGCCATGCTTAAATCCTATGGGCGATAAGCTAGCATGGATTAGTTGGCATCATCCGAATATGCCTTGGGATGGAACGGAACTATGGGTTGCGGATCTAGTAGAAACGGAAGTAGGTGTTATCTCCGTTCAGAATCCGCAATTAGTGGCTGGTGGTGAACAGGAATCGATCTTTCAGCCGCGCTGGTCGCCCGATGGCAATCTCTATTTTGTCAGTGATCGCACGGGTTGGTGGAATCTCTATCGCGCCGCAGAGGATCTGACAATTCAAGCCCTTGCGCCAATGGAAGCAGAATTTGGCTTACCGCAATGGGTTTTCGGGATGTCAACCTATGACTTTACAGGCGATGGTAAAATCCTCTGCTCCTATACACAGCATGGTAAATCCCATTTAGCAATTCTCGATCCTGCGAATCTTGAAGCAGGTTTACAAGAGATTGCATTACCATTTACTTCCATTTCAGGCATCCAGTGCGAAGGCGATCGCGCTGTCTTTCATGGTGGCTCAACAACGGAACCAACAGCGATCGTGTTGCTAGATATCACCAAGGGAACTTGGCAAAAAGTGCGGGTTGCTTCTGATTTGCAGCTTGATCCCGACTATATTTCGGCGGCTCAGCCTGTGGAATTTCCAACAGAAAATGGAAAGACGGCTCATGGTTTATTCTATCTACCCAAAAACAAAGACTTTCAAGCAGAACCTAATGAGAAACCACCACTACTAGTCAAAAGTCACGGAGGTCCCACCGCATCTACTTCAGGCCGTTTGAGCCTTGGCATTCAATATTGGACGAGCCGAGGCTTTGCGGTGCTAGATGTCAACTATAGCGGCAGCACAGGCTACGGGCGCGAATATCGCGATCGCCTCAAGGGTAATTGGGGCATTGTCGATGTCGATGATTGCGCCAATGGGGCAAAATTCCTTGCGGACAAGGGTTTAGTCGATGGCGATCGCTTAGCAATTTCGGGCGGTAGTGCGGGCGGCTATACCACCCTTTGCGCCTTGACCTTCCGTGACGATTTCAAGGCAGGGGCAAGTCATTACGGCATTTGCGATCTCGAAGCTCTAGCCACCGACACCCATAAATTTGAATCTCACTATCTCGATAGTTTGATCGGCAAATATCCCGAACAAAAGGACTTATATATTCAGCGATCGCCCATTCATTTCACCGATAAGCTATCCTGCGCGATCGCCTTTTTCCAAGGCTTAGAAGATAAAGTTGTCCCTCCCAATCAAGCGGAAATGATGGTGGAGGCTTTACGCAAGAAAGGTTTACCCGTTGCCTATGTTCCCTTTGAAGGTGAGCAACACGGCTTCCGTAAAGCCGAAAATATCAAACGCGCCCTCGATGGGGAGTTCTATTTCTATTCCCAGATCTTTGGATTTACTCCTGCGGATGAGATCGAAGCGATCACGATCGAAAACAAGTAG
- a CDS encoding NACHT domain-containing protein, with translation MTQEPEKPSRLRKFLSFSSLGITGSAFINYLIKQDWVMAAIALTCFVLAAILGIFWAYVKNFLERLKEKLAEKGAEDADRFLEGMEHLREKLAAKSSQQEALKEVVSQLSDFESKYLEEQKLTCHEDRAIGIREIEGFDNYPVLQEIFVPLRLTISARDAGYDRPESLEDYKTTQIWDLLRNSQNRPKLKQIAIHAWGGFGKTTLLKHLSFIYSARAYGKYNAPKFIPFLVYLADCYLTLSQDNPPSLPEFLTNDHVNKLLEDQELVAPPDWVLNLLREGQALVMFDGFDEIPISERAKVSEWLSAAMQKYRNSVFIITSRPTAYRENYTAQKPSSSFWIEKFNQEQRQKFVEQWYLCQEIMARGGRSGKDVERAAKNKAKSLLAQIKERPELDAIAGNALLLNMMVRYHRDELGAELPKRKVELYQGICELQLNRRPSLRKIELLLKSTNQRQEVLQFVALEMMKRATNDREEGFKQIQRDDLLDKLKIGLDKFDSEVNVEKFLAQMADISEMLVRRDENIYQFSHLSFQEFLAASELVRLKEDGESLLFKKLSLNVWKDTILFYASLTPNPNRLIQRLVDLDNRDLVDLIYRQTNKADVLKSLEKLVIDKRYEQLETYLKAKEWEKADRETDRLMLSAVGKESNQWLDEDDLRNFPCDELLAIDRLWVKHSNGLYGFSVQKQIYVECGGKLDFSLPSSETWDKFCDRTAWKSEGKWVDYPDQFFNENFISVKGHLPRWDGIFFLASRLVKCKA, from the coding sequence ATGACTCAAGAACCAGAAAAACCATCTCGACTGCGAAAATTTTTAAGTTTTTCATCGTTAGGCATTACTGGTAGTGCATTTATCAATTATTTGATTAAGCAAGACTGGGTAATGGCAGCGATCGCACTAACTTGTTTTGTCTTGGCGGCGATTTTGGGGATTTTCTGGGCTTATGTCAAAAACTTTTTGGAACGACTAAAAGAAAAGTTAGCAGAGAAAGGGGCTGAGGATGCCGATCGTTTTTTAGAAGGGATGGAACATTTGCGAGAAAAGTTAGCGGCAAAATCATCACAACAGGAAGCTTTAAAGGAAGTTGTCTCTCAACTATCTGATTTTGAGTCAAAATATCTCGAAGAGCAAAAACTTACCTGCCATGAAGATCGGGCAATTGGCATTAGAGAGATCGAAGGATTTGATAACTATCCTGTCTTACAGGAGATCTTTGTCCCTTTGCGTTTGACGATTAGTGCAAGGGATGCAGGCTATGATCGTCCCGAATCCTTAGAAGATTACAAGACTACCCAAATTTGGGATTTACTACGCAATAGTCAAAACAGACCAAAACTAAAACAAATCGCGATTCATGCTTGGGGCGGATTTGGTAAAACTACGCTTTTAAAGCATCTCTCATTTATTTACAGCGCTCGCGCCTATGGCAAATATAACGCGCCGAAGTTCATTCCCTTTTTAGTTTATTTAGCAGATTGTTATCTGACTCTCTCGCAAGATAATCCGCCAAGCTTGCCAGAATTTTTAACCAATGATCACGTTAATAAATTGCTGGAAGATCAAGAGCTAGTCGCGCCGCCAGATTGGGTGTTGAACTTGCTTAGAGAAGGTCAAGCATTGGTGATGTTTGATGGTTTTGATGAAATACCAATTTCGGAAAGAGCAAAGGTCAGTGAGTGGCTAAGTGCGGCGATGCAGAAATATCGCAATTCGGTTTTTATCATCACTTCGCGTCCAACTGCCTATCGCGAAAACTATACTGCTCAGAAGCCATCATCAAGTTTTTGGATTGAGAAATTTAATCAGGAACAACGTCAAAAGTTTGTCGAGCAGTGGTATCTCTGCCAAGAAATCATGGCTAGGGGTGGTCGTTCTGGCAAAGATGTGGAACGCGCCGCTAAAAACAAAGCAAAGTCTCTCTTAGCGCAAATTAAGGAACGTCCAGAACTAGATGCGATCGCAGGTAATGCACTCTTGTTAAATATGATGGTGCGCTACCATCGGGATGAGCTAGGCGCAGAGCTACCAAAGCGCAAGGTGGAGCTATATCAAGGCATTTGTGAGTTACAGCTAAACCGCAGACCGAGTTTAAGAAAAATTGAATTATTACTCAAATCGACAAATCAGCGTCAAGAGGTGCTGCAATTTGTGGCGCTAGAAATGATGAAACGGGCTACAAACGATCGCGAAGAGGGCTTTAAACAAATTCAACGTGATGATTTGTTAGATAAGCTGAAGATTGGTTTGGATAAATTTGATAGTGAAGTTAATGTGGAAAAGTTTTTGGCGCAAATGGCTGATATCAGTGAGATGTTGGTTAGAAGAGACGAAAATATCTATCAGTTCTCCCATTTGAGCTTTCAAGAATTTCTAGCTGCTTCGGAACTTGTGCGTTTAAAAGAAGATGGGGAGTCTTTGTTATTTAAGAAGTTAAGCTTGAACGTATGGAAAGATACGATTTTGTTTTATGCCAGCCTGACACCAAATCCTAATAGACTCATTCAAAGGCTAGTCGATCTCGATAATCGTGACCTCGTAGATCTCATTTATCGCCAAACTAATAAGGCTGATGTTTTAAAGTCACTCGAAAAGTTAGTGATCGATAAGCGCTATGAGCAATTAGAAACTTATCTCAAGGCGAAGGAATGGGAAAAGGCGGATCGGGAAACCGATAGATTGATGCTGAGTGCAGTCGGGAAAGAATCAAATCAATGGCTAGATGAAGATGACTTACGCAACTTTCCTTGTGATGAGCTATTGGCTATAGATCGCCTCTGGGTAAAGCATAGCAATGGACTGTATGGCTTTAGTGTCCAGAAGCAGATTTATGTCGAGTGTGGTGGTAAGCTAGATTTTAGTTTGCCAAGTTCTGAGACTTGGGATAAATTTTGCGATCGCACTGCATGGAAAAGCGAAGGTAAATGGGTGGACTATCCCGACCAATTTTTTAACGAAAATTTTATAAGTGTGAAGGGACACCTCCCTAGATGGGATGGAATATTCTTTCTCGCATCGAGACTTGTGAAGTGTAAGGCATAA
- the murA gene encoding UDP-N-acetylglucosamine 1-carboxyvinyltransferase translates to MQSTMDLGTASQIIEPLESTTLELSQMPQIEPNAPVLRIIGKAPLSGHVPISGAKNSILALMAGTILSSEGCRIRNVPNLADVQRMGDILETLGVKISRNGEVLDLDTSNLTTNSAPYELVSKMRASFFALGSLLARLGSARMPLPGGCAIGARPVELHVRGLQALGADVQIEHGIVIAHAKSRNGRLQGAKIYLDCPSVGATETLMMAATLAEGQTIIENAAQEPEVIDLADLCIAMGAKIHGAGTNTIIIDGVDRLHFADFTAIPDRIEAATFMVAAAITRSTLSMSPVVPAHLTAAISKLQDIGVTVRIDAPDTITVIGGDRYRAVDIETLPYPGFPTDMQAQFMALLTICEGNGVVTETVFENRLQHVAELNRMGANIRLKNNVAVVTGVPQLSGAPVMATDLRASAALVIAGLAADGETTVMGLHHLDRGYDRIEEKLRNVGAKLYRTTETVNA, encoded by the coding sequence ATGCAATCGACGATGGATCTCGGCACAGCTTCACAAATTATTGAGCCATTAGAATCAACCACGCTCGAACTTTCGCAAATGCCACAAATTGAACCCAACGCCCCAGTCCTCCGCATCATCGGTAAAGCCCCTTTATCTGGTCATGTCCCTATTAGCGGCGCAAAAAATTCGATCCTTGCCCTCATGGCAGGCACAATCTTATCCTCCGAAGGCTGCCGTATTCGTAACGTCCCCAACCTCGCTGATGTGCAGCGTATGGGCGATATTCTCGAAACCCTTGGGGTCAAAATTTCTCGCAATGGTGAAGTCCTCGATCTCGACACTAGCAACCTGACCACCAACTCTGCGCCCTACGAATTGGTCAGCAAGATGCGAGCGAGTTTCTTCGCCCTAGGTTCATTACTAGCAAGATTAGGTTCAGCAAGAATGCCTCTCCCCGGAGGCTGTGCGATCGGAGCGCGTCCTGTCGAATTGCATGTGCGTGGTTTACAAGCTTTGGGGGCGGATGTTCAAATTGAGCATGGCATCGTGATCGCCCATGCCAAGAGTCGGAATGGACGTTTGCAAGGTGCAAAAATTTATCTCGATTGCCCCAGCGTTGGTGCGACCGAAACCTTGATGATGGCAGCAACATTAGCCGAAGGTCAAACGATTATTGAAAATGCTGCCCAAGAACCTGAAGTGATCGATCTTGCGGATCTTTGCATTGCGATGGGGGCAAAAATTCATGGTGCTGGCACAAATACCATCATCATTGATGGTGTTGATAGGCTCCATTTTGCTGACTTCACCGCCATTCCCGATCGCATTGAAGCCGCAACTTTTATGGTTGCAGCCGCCATTACGCGATCGACCTTATCAATGTCACCAGTAGTTCCCGCACACCTCACCGCCGCTATTTCTAAATTGCAAGATATCGGTGTGACCGTGCGGATCGATGCCCCCGACACAATCACCGTTATTGGTGGCGATCGCTATCGAGCAGTTGACATTGAAACTCTGCCTTACCCCGGATTTCCTACAGATATGCAAGCGCAGTTCATGGCTTTGCTGACCATCTGCGAAGGTAATGGCGTAGTGACTGAAACTGTATTTGAAAATCGCTTGCAGCACGTTGCGGAACTCAATCGCATGGGTGCAAATATTCGCCTCAAGAATAATGTGGCGGTAGTAACAGGTGTTCCGCAATTGTCGGGCGCTCCAGTTATGGCGACGGATTTACGTGCCTCGGCTGCATTGGTTATCGCGGGACTAGCCGCCGATGGTGAAACCACAGTGATGGGCTTACATCACCTCGATCGCGGTTACGATCGCATCGAAGAGAAGTTACGCAATGTTGGCGCAAAGCTCTACCGCACTACAGAAACAGTAAATGCCTAG
- a CDS encoding transposase, whose protein sequence is MARKPRELKTGYCYHVTVRCNNREFRLIRDECREVLLFSIQKCKDKFGFKLYALCIMSNHIHYLIEPSQPENLPKIMHWLNWYTAMCFNQMMNRTGHFWEKRYHSTGFANTDMRWALNTLRYIHANPKAAGMQLGFFYDYSNYGTYDRLTDDGLTQWHPAFLMLGAMLEICAAKYRKFCQKYKPKPKPERQNYWGTKLLANLKIKGKTGKGCRGQKSLWDEWDKPDGEIRQVAEKFVIANCYDPKVACQKFSEKDNDEGEAAGDR, encoded by the coding sequence ATGGCTCGAAAACCACGCGAACTAAAAACTGGCTATTGCTATCACGTTACAGTTCGGTGTAATAATCGCGAATTTCGATTGATTCGGGATGAATGTCGAGAGGTGTTGCTCTTTTCTATTCAAAAATGTAAAGACAAGTTTGGGTTTAAACTCTATGCTCTGTGCATCATGAGCAATCACATTCATTATTTGATAGAACCTTCTCAACCAGAGAATTTACCAAAGATCATGCATTGGCTGAACTGGTATACAGCGATGTGTTTTAACCAGATGATGAATCGCACGGGGCATTTCTGGGAGAAGCGATATCACAGTACGGGGTTTGCGAATACGGATATGCGGTGGGCTTTGAATACGTTGCGATATATTCATGCGAACCCGAAGGCGGCGGGGATGCAGTTGGGATTTTTTTATGACTATAGCAATTATGGAACCTATGACCGCTTAACTGATGATGGGTTGACGCAGTGGCATCCTGCGTTTTTAATGTTGGGTGCGATGTTGGAGATCTGTGCAGCGAAGTATCGCAAATTTTGCCAGAAATATAAGCCGAAGCCGAAACCTGAGAGGCAAAATTATTGGGGTACGAAGTTGTTGGCGAATTTAAAAATTAAGGGCAAGACGGGAAAGGGTTGTCGAGGGCAGAAGTCGTTATGGGATGAGTGGGATAAGCCCGATGGAGAGATAAGACAAGTTGCTGAAAAATTTGTAATAGCAAATTGCTATGACCCAAAGGTGGCTTGCCAGAAATTTTCGGAAAAAGACAATGATGAAGGAGAGGCGGCTGGTGACAGGTAA